Proteins encoded in a region of the Blastocatellia bacterium genome:
- a CDS encoding VOC family protein, producing MIGGLNHIALLVTDLEASIERFQRLLGATLLERSFLPESRTDVAVLEIEGVHLELLSAKDPDTKVGRLLRERGEGIHHISFHASGIEEELARLREQGARVLDPQPRTGLHGRKIAFLNMGTRGEILIELAEEPNERAEEGSA from the coding sequence GTGATTGGCGGACTGAATCACATCGCGCTTTTGGTCACGGACCTGGAGGCGAGCATCGAGCGATTTCAGCGGCTACTGGGTGCGACGCTGCTGGAACGGAGCTTCTTGCCGGAGTCGCGGACGGATGTCGCTGTGCTCGAGATCGAGGGCGTGCATCTGGAATTGCTCAGCGCCAAGGATCCGGACACGAAGGTCGGGCGCCTGCTCCGCGAGCGTGGCGAGGGCATCCATCATATCTCCTTTCACGCGTCGGGGATTGAGGAGGAGCTGGCGCGTCTTCGGGAACAAGGGGCGCGCGTCCTCGATCCGCAGCCGCGGACAGGACTGCATGGGCGGAAGATCGCGTTCCTCAATATGGGGACGAGGGGGGAGATCCTCATCGAGTTAGCGGAGGAGCCGAACGAACGTGCGGAGGAAGGGAGCGCATGA